The following nucleotide sequence is from Nitrospira sp..
ACCGGTGATTCGAGAGGGCGCGGAGCCGTCGAGCCTCACGGCCTCTTGCGCGTGCGCGGCAGGCGACGTTGTCCCACCCAATCGCGAATCAGCGTGCCGATGACCACGACCGGCAGGGCCAAGAGCCAGATATACCAACGGGCCCACAGTTCTGCGTCATGCATGGTGAGTTCCTCCTCCTTCCCACTACGTAGAGCAAGGGGCGTACCGAGGTTTGCTTTGTCTGGAGGCGGTCATCAGGGGCCGGTTGGAAGAAAATGGCGCCACTGGGAGGGCTGTCAGGCCTGAAACGCTGTCGCAAACCGCAGCAGGCAAATCTTGCCCGTCACAAAAACCTCACAGGCCGTGCCGAAGTTCACACAGTCTATCTCTCCAGGAACTGCGCGAGGTGAGGTAACCAGGGCAGGAGGATGACGCCAAGGCAGATCGACAGGGCCACGATGGACGTGACGAGGTCTTCGTCCAAACTCGTGTCTGTCGCGAAGATGACGGCGGTGATGGCGGAAGGCATCGCGGCAACCAACAGGACGATCGCCCGTTCGATCCCGCTAAGGCTCAACAGCCAGGCCGCTCCCAGTCCCAACAAGAATCCGCCTCCCATCCGCCAGGCGACACCCACCAAGGCCAAGGACAGAGTGCGCTGCAGGGCCGAAAAGCTGATCGCCAGACCCAGGACCAGGCTTGCCAGCGGCGTGGTCGTGAGGTGGAGCGGGGTCAAGGCCTGAAGGAGCCATGCCGGCAGGTGCCACCCGAGGAGGCTGAGCAGCAGGCTCACGGCAAGGGCCCACAGCGGCGGGGAGGACAGGAATCGCCTCAACGCCGGCTTCATGCTGCCCCCTGCGGCTCCGTACCACACCGCGAGACCGTAGATCACCGTGAGCGTCAAGGTGGTTTGCCCCAAGTCGAACAGGATGGCCTGTGCCAACCCTTGCTCGCCGAATGTGGCGAGGGCGACCGGATAGGCGAAGTACACCGAATTGATACAGCCGGTGGCGATGAGAAATCCGCCCTGGGTAGCGCGAGGCAAGCGCAACAAGCGGGACAACCACCAGGCGCTTAGCAACATGGGAAGCGTGACGAGGCAG
It contains:
- a CDS encoding AEC family transporter; this encodes MPVPLQAFLLIFVAGAALRSTGVLGKPHAERLAWFVFSFSLPATILISLDRTAFAPTAWKLPLAACLVTLPMLLSAWWLSRLLRLPRATQGGFLIATGCINSVYFAYPVALATFGEQGLAQAILFDLGQTTLTLTVIYGLAVWYGAAGGSMKPALRRFLSSPPLWALAVSLLLSLLGWHLPAWLLQALTPLHLTTTPLASLVLGLAISFSALQRTLSLALVGVAWRMGGGFLLGLGAAWLLSLSGIERAIVLLVAAMPSAITAVIFATDTSLDEDLVTSIVALSICLGVILLPWLPHLAQFLER